The region TCAATTTAATAGAAGATAAAGAtgaccttttttaaatattagtaagttttttcttttattggttttaaataattttatgtaagATATTCAATCGTATTTGTTACGAACCTAAAAGTATAGTTCAGAGACGTGGTGGCACCTGAAGAGCAGGTACGAATTTACAGAAGAGGGGCCCGGTGAAGTACTTTTAGCGTGAGACAAATATGCGATCAaggaaaaatatatttgtactaaaaaaagttttttatggataCAAAATGTTAGATAACTCATTTGTATCagcatagttttttattatgtctGAATGCGTCAAATTCCACATTTTCTCATGTTCCACTGACAAGAGAACACGATCCCCAACATGCTCTGATGTCAACCGATTTGCTAGAAGAGTTTTTGACAAGTTTCAGTTTGCTGAAAACTCTCTCACGCTCTGCTGAATTTGTTGGAATAGTACTAAATATCTTGTATAAAACTGCAACAGAGGGAAATACAGCATCTAACATAGTCCTCAGCATAAAATTGTAAACGGTGAGAAAAGAAGGCAAAGTTTTGTTATCCTTCTCGGCAAGCCTTTCTATAGATCTGCACAAAATCAATCATTTCAATTGTGAATTCATTTAAActgatacaaattttaaatttcttaagcactgattgaattttttcttgtaaattaGAGTTATGAAAATTATGACTAATATCTTCACTCAtgttcttcaataaaaaaatgtctatgCTTTCTAAAAATTTCCGCTTAGAAGAAAATTTGTCATCAAGAACTGCAGTTGCTGAATCAGCTACAGTATAAAACACTTCTGCTAGCCACTGATCTTCAGCCTGAGTAAGCCGCTCATCTTCTGTTTCATCAAAGCCGTTTTTTTCTGCGAGTCCTTTTCTCAACAAATGTTAGCTGTTCAAGCTCAGCTTCAGTTGTAATTTTAAcagcaaataaaataacatttttgccAGAACTGTCCCTTAGTATTTGAAGCTTTTCCAGTGATACATCGAAGAAACATAAAGTCACAATTGTTTCATATGACTGAAACCGGAATAAAAGACCTTGCGCTTCACTTCGaacattcattttaaattccatgtcatttaaaatttgttcaagACAATTGATTACTGCAGGGTATAGTGTCAGCAGTCGGTCTGTAGCATTTTGTAAGGCACTGAAGCAAACACTGTGGGTAGCAGCCAGTTCAAGATAATGATTCACATCCTCAAGAAGATATTTGCACTTCTCAAATATATCATTTCGTTTCCTTGAGTTTCCGTATAGAAAAGTCTTTAATTTTTGCACATCACAGGGCTTGTTTTCTGTTCCAAAAAGGTTAACAGAAACAACAGAAGATTTTGCACAAGTTTTTATTACCGGATTTGTTCCATGAGAtctgcaataaatatttattgttatggGAGAACAATGCTTCAAATGTGTTACAACTCCTTTGTTTATTCCTTGCATATTGCTCGCAACATCAAAAGACATACCCACACACTTTTGAATATCTAAGTTATTTGATTTGAGTTCATCTTTGATTTTTTCACTTATTCATTCACCAGTAGTTGTTTCAGTTTCAACGATTGAAATCAGATGTTCCTTTACAACGGCCTTTCTTGCAGCAAGCGTAACATAACGTAATACAATAGAAGCTTGCTCACAGAGTGTAATATCAGTGGTGCCATCAGCTGATAGTGAAAAGAATACTGAATTATTTACCTTTTCTGAAATATCCTTCTTGACATTCTGTGTCATAGTATGAATCAGCTTGTTTTGTGTATAATTAGAAAGAAACGTAATTCTAGCACCCCTTTCAGCAGATTGTTTTTTAGTACTGCaaatatttgaaagtttttcatTCAGCACCTCATCATACTGACTGAGTAAGTTtaacaaatttagaaatttatctGCACCATATTTAAAGACTTCACTTTTTTCAGAGTTGTTGTAAAAGTTGGCTTCCTCATTTCCACGTAAAGAAATACTCTCTGCGATCAAATACCGAATAGCATCAATAACTCGTATTAGGTATTGATGTAGTTTCTCCGCTTCTTTGCGTTTTTTGCTCAGATGTCTCATggtttcaatatttaatattttaacaattgtgGAGTCTGATAATGCATGAGCCATAGCTTCAGCAGCATTTTGATGGTTTTTCTGGGTGCAATGCTTTGTTATGATGTGACTTAAGTTTGACCAGTTATCAAACCCATCACGTAAATAATTTATATCCTCTCTTGGTCCAAAGCATAAACAAACAGTGCAAAAAATTTTGTCTAGTGATAGAGAATAGGTTAGCCATGACCTTTTCTGCGCAACTTCAATGTCATTAACTTTAACTGATTCAGTGTAATACTTAGATAACCTTGAATGCTTTGTTGGCTGATTTGGCCCTAATActataaattgctttttatcaATCATTTTAGCATTTTTCAGTTCTAGGAATTTAGCTGGATCATTTTCATTGACATTTACAACGTTGTCTGGTTGcttctgaataattttttctgCTAGAGTTAGGTTCGACGCTGCAGTTACAGGCACTTCATAATTACCCATTTCTACAGTCACTCTCTCAGTTTCAGTATGGTTTCGGCTTCTGAATGTATCTGAATATATTCAGAAAAGTTCTGCTCCTTTATCTGCTGCAGTTATGTCATCTTGATTATTGTCTGTGTCTTGTATAGATGATTGGTCATTAATCTCTGTTATTAGCCCTGTTTTAATAATAGGCTTACTTGTGATATTCACGATGGATATTGATACTAATTCTACATTCTCTGTTGCTGTAAAGGATGTCCCAGCTTTTGCTTGTATTTTTGGCACTTGCACTGACACGAGACCTGCCGTTAACTTTAATTGCTTTGGATCATTACCACCTGCTTTCAATTCATGTTGtcgtttttgagattttttttcagCACCAGATTCGTATTTCCATGTTgcctctttcttttttttctccttcATTTCACCTGaaacacaaataaatataaaattaaaaatatgtccTATGATAGAATCCGGGGAATTAGTTTCTTTCGTTAGAGTTATAACTACTATCGGTCCATggaatttataaatagtaatactCTTTATAAAATCTGATAGGAAGTGGACTGGAGCATATTGAGTAATTgtgaataaaagtaataactaaaattcattaaacacacaattatatttattaaacatatattaacCATATTTATCAATGCAAAGCAAATGAATTcatgcattttatatatttattgttttgaacTTTTCAATTACAATTGTCTCTTTTTTCTGTTGATGGGATGGTTAATttcatcagataaaaaaaaaacatcgtTTAATCGTTCGTCACTACAATGCTTGTTTTCGGTATTCTTTTCGTTTAGCAATACGTTTGCCTCTACTTTCTTCTGTTTCAGCCGCCCTTTTCTTAACATATTGTTCTCTTCGTTTTTTCAGCCGAGACCCTCATTGTTCAGCTGATTCGTTTAATCAAGCTCGTAATTTCCGTTCTCTTTCTCGAGATAAGATAAGATAAAGATAAGCAAATCGATTAACTTCAGTTTCcagtttgcttttttatatttagctttcttttttatatttctacgTTTCTACGttgataagaatttttttttttacttatttactttaaaaactttaattattatttttaattactatttttaagtaaagtattaaagcattacttacttttttacattataaaatctattaattTAAGGTAATCAacgttttttgttattattatttgtgcggccgtggcgcagtggttagagcgcttgttttataagcaagagatccaggtttgaaacgagccttggacatattttcgcgtcacggtaaggaaggaggcgtgaactttctggttaaatgtacatccgcagtgctctgtgacaagaccgttaggtcttcttggggcacctaaataacagtataataaaaaaaaaaaattattcaacggcgattttatttatttacgcTAAAGAAAGTTTGTcgtcttttgtttgttttaattacttttcttaacgatttttttttatttagactaaactaaagtttagcgtatttttttattattaccgcTGACCTAGTGTTTATTTTGCGCGGACACCAAACAAAAAAACGAACGCGAAagcaagttaaataaaatgttgtaaaaaatgcCCTGATAGAAACTTAtagaactaaaataaattttttctctttaaggATTGGGTCCCAGTTTCTTTTTGGGGGTCCAGTTTCCTGAGCCAGAATCAGGGCCCAGTACAAGTCCTTGTACCCTCGTACTGggccaccacgtccctggtataGTGTTATTGTCTAGTGGTGATATTTAGGTTagattttatttagttaagtttgaagaatcttttaaatttactttataaaaaatttgcatttacttttttcagtttttttcaatttcaaatgtcgtttcttttctttttttttatattaagttacgtttttaaaaataaacttttattgtcAGTTAGgattttgtaaatactttaaattgcagttaataattttcaaattaagcAACAATAATCACTGGATTAGGAGGTATCTAATAAGCACttacaataaatttgtaaaaaaaacttaaaaagcaaTTATTCACTGTctatgttattaattaaaaagattgcttttataataaaaattaataaaacgtttCACACATTTtgtctactgttaaaatatggttttaacttagtaaactttaattatttaaaattgactttgctgatcattagctaatagtttaaaaagaaattagtttatCGCAATCAAGGTAAgaatagtttcattttttaatcaatttacaaaattttttttcactgatagcttatatgtttttttattttgcgtaATTATCTTTCCAATAAATTCCTTCTCTTTTCagattttgacatttttaacaattttatagtATAACTATCAGTTGCAGGCAAATTTGTttgttgtattaatatattatgtttttaccTTCTTTCatcatataataattttttttggtctaAAATCTTACAAAGCTTTTTTAGCATATTGCAGTTAAAATAAAGCGTCCATATCTCACAAGGCAGATAAGTTGTGGGTCACAACTTATCTGCCTTGTTTAAGGCAAAAGGTCAACCTTCCTCAcctttcttttcttattttttttataaagagtgTGGATCccgtaaaaaataaattatgagaAGAGGGAGCGGTGGGAAAATGATACGCTATatctataatttgtatttttgtagttGATAATCTACCATGTTATTATGTatcaataaattgatttataattaatacatgttggttattttttctttttccaaaaaacttattagttacTAATATAAAATTGACTAATTGGATAGGTCGTTAAGTAAAATGCCaagaatgtatatataaatggcGGTTGTTGTTGCTAAGGGTGGTTAATAGCAGGCTTGTGGAGCCGCAAGCTTTTTTCACGGCTCGGCTCCGGCTCCAAAGAAATGTTCGGCTCCCGGCTCGGCTCCGGCTCCCGGACctaataagttaaatttaaattttgaatgaaaattaaaaatatttaggctTGTTTCCCAAGTTGGATAAAAACTACAcctatttgtttttattcaaccctcatttttaaaatgtgaatCCATTACTACTacatttatattgtaaaaaatgattttggggcaaaaaataaaataaaatattctatcaatattaattttttgctttattatcaTTGTATTTCAAACCCAAAACTAAATTTCAAACAAGTCAAATGTATTCGTTATTTAAGAAATACCAAATCATCAATAAGATCCGATGTCATATGGCTTCTTTGATCTGGCGTCAGAAATTTGAGTGCTGAAAACACCCACTCATCACTAACTTGCGTCATTGGAAGCGCTGTGACAATTTTGCACGATGATTGTATAATTGAAGGGAAAAACTCTATTCCTTCCAGAGGTTTTTTGCACGTCAAGGTTTCTTTTTGTTTCAAAAGGTCGTGCGCTAGTTTAGGTAGGCTTCGAAGTGCGCCTTTAAATTATCGCTCCTCAATCCCAATGTTCTGAATAGATCCTTGATCAGATTGctgactcttttttttttgcctgctCCATtctcttaaaaattttcttttttggaGACAAGTCTTTCATTTTCTTATCCGAACTCTCGGTAGAAAAAGTTTCACAATCTTCCTCCAATCTATAGAAACCAAACTTTTgcttattaatctttttttgaacCAACCAGAGAGTGTCCTAActacctaaaatttttaaaaaagataacaaaataaatttgctttaaaaaactctaaaataataaatataatttcaatttctaatcgaagtgatcaaaagtaaaatcttttaatcaaagtttaaaaaacgttctcaCAAAATAAATGATGAGAAAAAATACCTGTTGTTCTTCGTTTAGAAGACATTGATAGTGTAAGTCTGAAAATACCGCTGCACAGAAAAAAAGATTACTCATTAGGATTGCTTCCCTAGTTtccatagattttttttattgctttagcAAAAACAGATTTCTTAAAATCACCCTCCATTAACTGTTCTTTTAACAGTTCCCATACATAGACAAAGTGTCCTGGCGTGAAATCCTCAAACTGAAAAATTTGAGTAGCAATAGCAGATTTTTCAAGAATACTTTGtaattcctttatttttttccgCTGATATGGCTGCACTGCAAAACTCCCTTTTGGATATTTTCCTTCCAGCTCTTCAACAACATCACGTAATTCTAAAAGACGCTTAAGCATTTTTAATGTACTCGACCATCTAGTTACATTGTCTATAAGTGCCACCTATATTATAGAACATATTTTATTCttgaaatataacaaataaacatatttattagtttgtataaaaaagttataaaattactttaaaaggtTTTGTATTTTTGCAAAATTCCATAGCAATTGGAGCATGATAAGCTTTTGCAACTTTACGAGTACGCTCAAGTATGACTTTGATTTCCGATTCTTTCATTACATTGGTGACAGCAAGTTGAAGGGTGTGTGCACCACAACGAAGATAAATAGTGTTCATATTTTTGGAGATTTCGTCAAAGTAACCATCATACTGCTGTTCACAGAATTTAGAACCGTCAGTTTCACTACTTGCATCTTCAATAATCTGTTCTTCTGTAATATCATCTCCGCCTTCATCATGATCTTCACTAGGTAGTGTTTCTATAATCTTGTTTATCTCAATTATGATGCCAAAATCATTCACCATTTTAATCATGTTAGACCCATTGTCAGTACTAATTCCAAGGATTTGTTTTTTTCGGATGCAAAACTTATAAAGTACGTTTTCAAGTGCATTTTGAATATCTTCAGCTTTGTGTCTGGCATGTATGTCGATGAGTGCTAAtgttttgattaatattttGCCGCTAGAGAAAAATTGAGTATTGACTCCAAGAAAGCTTCGCCGATGTCTTGATGCTCCATCAACTTTTAGGAAAATTAGTTTTCCATTCAAATCGCTTCTCAAATCAGAAcgcttttttttatctaaagtctGAATTTCCTGACGCATATTTTCACGACTGACCTTTATGCcaaatttttttgccaaatctCCGGTCAAAATTTCTATTCCATCTCCGCTAAAAATGTTAAACGAAGCTCAATTTTGAAGTACtaacatatttaaagcttttttgaaatCTTCTTTCGATATTGTTATAgtaactttgttaaaaatattgtcaggtatcttttgttttttttatccaCCAAAAGATAGAGAATCTCCATTTCTTGACAAAATAACTTCGGATACATTTATATTCCTTTTTTGTGCggcttttttcttttcttttctgaacaattttataatgaagTATTCCGTGGCTCTTCTTAATGTGGCGTTTCATATTTGAGGTTAGTTTTTTTACTCGTTTTCCATCCATTAGCATTTTAACTTGCGCggcacaaatttttttagtttgattctCCTCAACAAGAATCTGGCAAATAtatgctttttctttttcattgaaGGAAAAGCATTCATCCTCGAACATATCTTCGTTTACAACCACGGTGTTTTTAGTCACATCAGTCATGTTAAATGTACATcaacaactttttaaacaaaatacttaaacggaaaaattaaaattgaaaaatataatcttaattAGGACTTATTCAGTCCAACAACAAGATAAATCTGTAATTAAACTAATTGAACCTtctaaataaaacgtttttaactAATGTTGCtttattaggttttaaaataagttaccTTTTCTCACCAGAAATgaggattatttaaaaaaaacatcgcGGAACATATTCtgattaaaacttttaagttattaattCTTCACTTAAAttgcaatatataaatttgtgtttacatgtattttaataataacagtgTCAAGGTTTCGCGCCAGTTTTTTTTTAcgagtttcaacttttttaattggttgCTGTTTTTgtcaactaataaaaataaagttaatcattgtttcttttaatataaaacgtTTCAGGTAACGAGAAACATTGTCTTAATTTTGGGTGTCATTTGacgattatttttgttattattattactattaaaaaatgtgttCAAAGTTTCTCGTCATCAGCAACAGGTAAATTGGTTTGTGGTGTtaatctttaatgtttttacttcttttttcatgtcttaaatttttattattttttttttcattttagacatgacttacaatgcttttttagcTTATTGCAGATCAAATAGATTAGGCTTAAACTGAGGACAAAGTTTCTGCCTCCCtcccctttttttttcaatatatagtGTTGAACCTGTAGAAAGTAAAGTATGAGGAGAGAGAGTGGTGGGAAAAAAAATTCGCTGCATCtataattactatttttgtAGTTGGTTAGTTTACCAATTGGTAATTGGTAATGcaaatttagttaaacttttttgtaaatatcagGCCCataggaacaaaaattatattgggAGAGGAAGGGGGTAGGGCAAAACCGGGTAGTTCAAATAGTTTTTGGCAAAGAAACTTACGCCAAAAATACGGATAACAAATTAGTTCCTTTCtatccttttttttcttaatttgaatttttttattttttttttaggttattttggtgctcccagaagtctttacggtcttatcacggaCCAcagcggaagagcatttaactagaagttcacgcctccttccttaccaatgcgGCTTATTTGGCTAGAGGCGGCGATGAACCTtagacctctgggttctgagccagaactctaaccactgcgccgcGGCTGCTCATATTCgcttgctttttttaattattgatggGGGAGGGGCTGCCGCCCCTGTTACTACGGGCCGGAATATacacttttctttatatattttgttttgttattttgcataaataaatttatttccagTTAATGCATGTAGtgtattttttccttttttaattcgtttactttttttagatttattaaatgaTGTGTTTGTTCAATATAGACATACAATTGAAAACTAATAGAAATTTGTACGTTTTGttgatttgttaataaatttgtaaataaaaatatctttagtattgcaaaactattaggcatttttttaaaaccttattccgtcagatttgtattttatcagtAAGAACGAAAGCCTATGCATACATCTAACATAAACTtcaaactatataaattattaaaaattatatcaaatgttacagatttacttttacttgaaaattttattacggcaatatttgcttaattttgatttatatagatttttataaagcttttaCATGCCGTTTTATAAAGCTTAGTAAGTCTTCTGttaattaaacagttttaaaagaaagtattatAGCATGTCAAAGTGGTTGAAGTGCTTCGCGTGGCTTTAAATCCCTTCGTTTTCACATATAATTTTTTGGGTTTAGATCCATTCGTTTTCAAAcataatcttttaattaaatctttttcaaatttttagaaaataaagaaaaatatttttaaaggtctatacatattatatgcattacacatatataaagatattatatactataacaaaccaaAGGGAgagaaaacataaaaacattgttgaaaATATGTTCGCATATGTCACGATAGAGATACGTATGTTTTTGGTAATTAATTAAGTCTTCGCTTTGTAACACACAttaaaaagacctttttttttatagaaaaaagattttacatgcaacttgaaattttcttcaaaattaactGATTGTTACTAAGTGCGGatggtatgaaaaaaaagttatggtctgaaacttaatgaaaaaaaatttaataactccaGAAAGTGCTGCTATGGAGACAAACAGAAAACCACAAAAATCCTAAAATTATGTAATCATAATTTTAGTTTCGCCAAATCCGGTAATAGAAATGCTCCGGTaatataagatataaacaaTAGATGATTTTGTATTACGAAATAAACGCCAATTCTTAAACGACTTAAAACAACCTTGCGGTTAAGTAGTTAAATCCACCAAAACAGATAATAAAAACAGCTCATCAATAATTCAAAAATCATCtgatttttgcattattatatgtgcgccaactgtactctaaaaccGGTAAAACTCGGCATGTGGTCTCTTCCTATTCATATCGATTATAACACTAACTAACAAGCAACAATAAGTAAGtttaatctatttattttacaagtttACTTATTGCGATCTTCATTTAAGAAGTTAATCTTAATTTGGAATTAACATATTAATATGTTAGaagtaaatatgtttttgacacaaaaataaacattgaaataatattttagaaatgagcaGCCTAAATACAGAAAGTTAGAGTgttcttttcattttatatgaaatcaattaataaaagagGTAGAAAGAGATTCCCAAGCAGCCAGTATTGTTGGGTCGATAGGATTTTGCGTTAGTTGGCCGAGCTAGATTGGACTTGCCGTTATCTCAACAGTATTTTGTATTAGTTGGGCAAACTGCATTAGATTTGCAATTGGGCCTACTGCACTTTGCATTAGTTGGAGAAACTGTATTGGAATTGCAGCTGTGCCAGCCACATATAGCAATAGTTGGCGCAATTGTATTGAAAATTTAGATTAGGCCAACTTTATTTTGTGTAATTTGGCATAACTGCATT is a window of Hydra vulgaris chromosome 15, alternate assembly HydraT2T_AEP DNA encoding:
- the LOC136091781 gene encoding zinc finger MYM-type protein 5-like — its product is MGNYEVPVTAASNLTLAEKIIQKQPDNVVNVNENDPAKFLELKNAKMIDKKQFIVLGPNQPTKHSRLSKYYTESVKVNDIEVAQKRSWLTYSLSLDKIFCTVCLCFGPREDINYLRDGFDNWSNLSHIITKHCTQKNHQNAAEAMAHALSDSTIVKILNIETMRHLSKKRKEAEKLHQYLIRVIDAIRYLIAESISLRGNEEANFYNNSEKSEVFKYGADKFLNLLNLLSQYDEVLNEKLSNICSTKKQSAERGARITFLSNYTQNKLIHTMTQNVKKDISEKVNNSVFFSLSADGTTDITLCEQASIVLRYVTLAARKAVVKEHLISIVETETTTGE